The Variovorax sp. J2L1-78 genome segment GCGGTGATGGACTTCTTCGAGACCTCGGGCCGCAACCTGCTCGCCGCCGAGGCCGCGGCCGGCGTGCGGCACCACGTGGCGCTGTCGGTGGTCGGCACCGAGCGGCTGCAGGGCAGCGGCTACTTCCGCGCCAAGCTGGCCCAGGAAAAGCTCATCCAGGCGGCGCGCGTGCCGTACACCATCGTCCATGCCACGCAGTTCCTCGAATTCCTCGGCGGCATCGCGCAGTCGGGCACCGAAGGCCAGACGGTGCGCCTGTCGCCCGCGCTGGTGCAGCCCATCGCCTCGGACGACGTGGCCGCCGCCATGGCCGACGTCGCGCTCGGCGCGCCGGTCAACGGCACGGTCGAGATCGCCGGGCCCGAACGTGTCGGCCTGGCCGCGCTGGTCGCGCGCTACCTGAAGGCCACGGGCGACCCGCGCACCGTCGTCGCCGATGCGAAGGCGCCCTACTTCGGCGTGGAACTCGACGACCGCTCGCTCACGCCGGGCGACCACCCGCGCCTGGGCACCATCGGCTTCGACGCCTGGCTGGCCGCACGATAGGGTCGCCGACGCGACGGCCGCTCGACGCGGTGGTCAGTACAGGTCGTGGCGAACAGCGTGGGCGTAGTGCGCATCGATCTGCGCGATGCTCGCGTCGTCGGCCTCGGCCTCGGCGTTCTCGAGCTTGGCGAACGCGGCCAGCATCTGACCGACGGTCGGCAGCGTGCCGCGTTCGATGCGCGAACTGTCGTCCCACAGCTTGGCGCGGTTGATGGCCTTGCCGCAGTGGAGCAGCACCTGATCGATCGCCACGACGGTCGCGGCCTTGGGGATGCGTTCCCCTTCGCTCAGCTGGGCCAGCAGTTCGGGCGCGGTGGAGATCCGGCCGCGACCGTTGATCCGCAGGAAGATCTCCTGCCCCGGGAACAGGAACACCATGCCGAGCCGCTCGTCGCGCACGAGGTTGCGTAGCGACTCGATGCGGTTGTTGCCCGGCCAGTCGGCGAAGGCGACGGTGTGTGCATCCAGCACATGGACGAAGCCCGGCGGGCCGCCGCGCGGCGAGGCGTCCAGCCCGTCCGTGCTGCCGGTCGCCAGACAGAAGAAGGTGGCGGCCTTCAGGTACGCCTCGTGGATGTCGATGAGGCGGTCGAGCACGGCCTTCTGGATGCGCTCGGCCGGGGGCGCGTAGAGCGCGTCCAGGTCCGGCGCGGCCTGCGGTGCCGAGCCCTGGGCGATGGCGCTGGATGGCGGGTTGCTGTCGATGTCGTCCGGGCGGACGTCCTGTGCGTGCATGCGATGCGCTCCTTGGAGGGTTGCGGGGCAGGATAGAGGCGATCGTCGTGGCGGCTGTAGACTGGATCGGCCATCCGATAGCTCATCGCCGCCATGACTGACCTGACCCTCGATCCGACCCTCGTCAATGCTGCCGATGGCCCGGTCGTGTTCGTCGCGACGGGGAGTCAGGACGAGGAACTCTCGTCCGAGCCGCACCACCATGCGCGCGGCCAGCTCTTCGGCTCGCACGCCGGGTTGCTGTCGGTGGGCCTGGAGAGCGGCGTCTGGGTGGTGCCGTCGATCCACGCGGTGTGGCTGCCGCCGCACCACCTGCATTCGGGCCGTTCGCACGGCCCTTTTCGCGGCTGGGCCGCCTATGTCGCGGAGCGTGCCTGCGACGACCTGCCGAAGCAGCCCTGCACGATCCGCACGTCCGGCCTGCTGCGCGAGGCCGTACTGCGCGCGAGCACCTGGCCCATGGGGCCGCTGGACGCCCGCAGTGCGCACGTGGCGGCGGTGATCCTCGACGAGATCCGCAGCCTGCCGGTGGAGAGCTTCGGCCTGCCCTTGCCGCGCGACCCACGCCTGCTGCGGATCGCGCGGGCGCTGATCGCCGACCCGGCCGACACGCGCGACCTGGAAAGCTGGGCCGCCTGGGCGGCCATCAGTTCGCGCACCCTGAGCCGGCGCTTCGTCGAAGAGACCGGGTTCAACTTCACCGCGTGGCGGCAGCGTGCTCGCCTGATGCGGTCGTTGGAGATGCTGGCGGCCGGCGCCTCCGTCACCGCCGTGGCGCTCGACCTCGGCTATGCCACGGCCAGCGCCTTCATCGCACTGTTCCGGCGCACCTTCGGCGAGACGCCGGCGAGCTACCGCCAGCGGCTGTGAGGCCGTGACGCAGCGCGCGTCAGCCGATCTCGGCGATGGCCGCGCCCGCCGCCACGTACGCGCCCTGCGCCACCTTCAGCGTGACGCGCCCGGCACGGTGCGCCGTGACGGGCATCTCCATCTTCATCGCTTCCATCGAGGCCAGGGTGTCGCCCGCGGCCACGGTGCCGCCGTCGGCGACCTTCCAGGCTTGCAGCGTGCCGGCGATCGGCGCTGCGACGGCGGCCGGATCGATCGCTGTCGCCGACACCGCTGCGCCCGCGCCCGCCGCAGCGGGTGCCGCGGAGGGCAGCCCGCGCAGCAACGCCGCCGGCAGGCCCAGCGCCACGCGGCGGCCATCGATCTCGACCGCCGTGCGCACCAGCGCCACGTCGGCCAGCGGCTCGGGGCGCACGGCGGCGGCCAGCGTGTTCGCGAAGTCGGTCTCGATCCAGCGCGTGTGCACCTTGAACGCATCGTCGGACACGAAGTCCGGCGCCTCCATCACCGCGCGGTGGAAGGGCAGCACCGAGGCCACGCCTTCGATGCGGAATTCCTTCAGCGCCCTCCGCGCCCGCGCGATGGCCTGCGCGCGTGTGGCGCCGGTGACGATCAGCTTGGCCATCAGCGAATCGAAGGTGCCGGGCACGGTCGAGCCCGACTGCACGCCGGTGTCGACGCGCACGCCGGGGCCCGACGGCGCTTCGAACACATGCACCGGCCCGGGCGCGGGCAGGAAGCCACGGCCGACGTCTTCGGCGTTGATGCGGAACTCGAAGGCGTGGCCGCGCGGCACCGGTGTCTCGGTGACCGACAGCGGCAGGCCGTCGGCGATGCGCAACTGCTCGACCACCAGGTCGATGCCGGTCGTCTCTTCCGTCACCGGATGCTCGACCTGCAGCCGCGTGTTGACCTCGAGGAAGGAGATCGTGCCGTTCGGGCTCAGCAGGAACTCGACCGTGCCCGCGCCGACGTAGCCGGCCTGGGCGCACACGTCGCGCGCGGCCTGGTGAATGCGCTCGCGCTGTGCATCGCTGAGGAAGGGCGCGGGCGCTTCTTCCACCAGCTTCTGGTTGCGCCGCTGCAGCGAGCAGTCGCGCGTGCCGAGCACGACCACGTGGCCGTGCGTGTCGGCGATCACCTGCGCCTCGACATGGCGCGGGCGGTCGAGGAACTGTTCGACGAAGCACTCGCCGCGGCCGAAGGCGGTGACGGCCTCGCGCACCGCCGAGTCGTACAGGTCAGCCACCTCGTCCATGCGCCAGGCGATCTTCATGCCGCGGCCGCCGCCGCCGAACGCGGCCTTGATGATGATGGGCATGCCGTGCTGTTCGGCAAAGGCCAGGACCTCGGCCACGCCGGCGACCGGACCGGCCGTGCCGGCCACCAGCGGTGCGCCGACTTCGAGCGCGATCTTGCGCGCCTGCACCTTGTCGCCCAGCGCCTTGATGGCAGCGGGCGGCGGGCCGATCCAGGTGAGGCCGGCGTCGATCACGGCCTGGGCGAAGGCCGCGCTCTCCGACAGGAAGCCGTAACCGGGATGCACCGCGTCGGCACCGCAGCGTTTCGCCACCGCGAGCAGCTTGCCGATGTTCAGGTAGGTGTCGGCCGGGCGCTGGCCGTCGAGGCCGTACGCCTCGTCGGCCATGCGCGCGTGCAGCGCGTCGAGGTCGGCGTCGGCGTACACGGCCACCGAGCTCACGCCGTAGTCGGCACAGGCGCGCGCGATGCGCACGGCGATCTCGCCGCGGTTGGCGATGAGGACTTTCTTCATGGGGTGTCTCGGGTGGTGGCGCTGAACGCGCGGAGGGGGTTGAAGCGCACCTGCGCGCCGATGGGGATCTGCCCCGCGCGGTCGAGGTGGTGCGGAGCGACACAAGCGATCACCGGATAGCCGCCGGTGAGCGGATGGTCGGCGAGGAAGAGCACGGGCTGGCCGCTCGGCGGCACCTGGATCGCCCCGAGGGCCGTGCCCTCGCTCGGCAGCTCGCCGGTGTGCTCACGCGACAGCGGCGTCTCGCCGGCCAGCCGCAGGCCGACGCGGTTCGATTGCGGCGTGACCGTCCACAGCTGGCTCGCCAGCAGCGCGACGGCCTCGGGCGTGAACCAGTCGGTGCGCGGGCCCATGACGACATCGAGCACCACGGTCTGGTGTGCGGTCGGCAGGTCTTCGCGCGGCGCTTCGGGTGCGCCGACGATGGCGCCGCGCGTGACCGCGTGCACCGGCAACACGTCGCCGGCGCGGAGGTGTGGCGGGCCGACATGCGCGAGCGTGTCGGTCGACCGGCTGCCGAGCACGGGCGCGATGGCGAAGCCACCACGCACCGCAAGGTAGCTGCGGATGCCGGCGCGCGGCTCGCCGAGCGCGAGGCTGTCGCCGTCGGACAGCGCGATGGCTTCGTGGCTGGGCACGGCGCATCGAACGCCGCTCGCACGCACGAGTTCGATCGGCGCGTCGGCACCGGCGAAGGCGACGACGGTGTCGCCGCGGCTCGTGACCTGGAAGCCGCCGTAGACGATCTCGATGCAGGTCGCATCGCTCGCATTGCCGACGAGGCGGTTGGCCGCGCGCAGGGCGCCGCGGTCCATGGCGCCCGAGGCCGACACGCCCTGCCCGGCCTGGCCATGGCGGCCGAGGTCCTGGAACAGCGCCTGCAGGCCGGTGCTGCGCACGACGAGCGCGGGGCCGTCGTGCGACGGCGTGTCGACGGCGGCGGCCTGGGGCGCTGGCGCCACCGCCACGCGCTGCCCCGACACATCGACGAAGCGCACAGTGAAGCCCGGCTGCAGCAACGCGGGCACGTCGCGGCCCAGGTCCCACATCGGCGTGGCGGTCACGCCGATGATCTGCCAGCCGCCGGGGCTGGCCTGCGGATAGACGCCGCTGAAGGCTCCGGCGAGGCCCACGGCGCCCGCGGGAATGCGCGTGCGCGGCGTGGTGCGGCGCGGCACGTTCAGGCTCGGATGGCCGCCGCTGAGATACGCGAAGCCGGGCGCGAAGCCGGTGAAGGCGACGGTGTAGTCGCTGCCGGTGTGGCGGCGGATGACTTCGTCGCGCGAGAGGCCGAGCATCTGCGCGACGTCGCCCAAGTCTTCGCCGTCGTAGTCGACCGGGATCTCCACGCGCGTGCTCGCACGTTCGACCGGCCCGGCGAGGCTGCGTCGCCCGATGCGTTCGACCAGGGCGTCGTGCGTGACGGTGGTCGGCCGGAAGCGGACCATGATCGTGCGCGCGGCCGGCACCAGTTCGTCGATGCCGTCGATGGGCTCGGCCTGCAGCGACGCCAGCAGCGCCAGCGTCTGCGGCAGGTCGTCGAGCTCGACCAGCAGCGCGTCGAGGTTGACGGGCAGGAAGCGCATCACGTTGCCGCCCCTTCATCAACGAAGGGCGCGACGGTGACGCCCGAGCGTTCGAGCAATGCGCGCACCTGCCGCGCCATCTCGACCGCGCCGGGGCTGTCGCCGTGCACGCAGACCGACTCGGCCTGCAGGCGCACGGTGCTGCCGTCGATGGCGGTGACGACGCCCTCGGTCGCAAGGCGCAGCATGCGCTCGGCCACCGCGTGCGCGTCGTGCAGCACGGCGCCCTTCTCGCGGCGCGAAACCAGCGACCCATCGGGCATGTAGGCACGGTCGGCGAAGGCTTCGGCCACGGTGCGCAGGCCGCTCGCTTGCGCCCAGCCGAGCAGTGGCGAGCCGGCCAGGCCGACCAGCACCAGCGACGGATCGATCGCGCGGATGGCGGCGATCACGTCGCGCGCCTGGCGCTCGTCGTGCGCGATGGTGTTGTAGAGCGCGCCGTGCGGCTTGACGTAGCGCACCGCCGAGCCCGCCACCGCGGCCAGGCCCTGGAGCGCGCCGATCTGGTAGATCACGTCGGCCTGCAGGTCGGCGCTGGCCACGTCCATGGCGCGTCGGCCGAAGCCGGCGAGGTCGGGATACGCCACATGCGCGCCGACCGTCACGCCGCGCTCGGCCGCGCGGCGCAGCGTCTGCAGGATGCCGGCCGCGTCACCGGCATGGAAGCCGCAGGCCACGTTGGCGCTGCTCACGATGCCGAGCATCGCGTCGTCGTCGCCCATGCGCCAGGCGCCCAGGCTTTCGCCCAGGTCGCTGTTCAGGTCCATCTTCATCGGGGCCTCAACGGAACATCAGGAAGTACAGGATGAACACGTTGCAGGTCAGCAGCGCGAGCGCCGTGGGCACCTGCGCGCGGATCACCGCGTTCTTGTCGGGCAGCTCGAGCAGCGCCGCGGGCACGATGTTGAAGTTGGCCGCCATCGGCGTGAGCAGCGTGCCGCAGTAACCCGAGAGCATGCCGACCGCCGCCATCACGGCCGGGTTGCCGTGGTACATGCCCACCAGCACCGGGATGCCCACGCCGCCCGTCATCACCGGGAAGGCCGCGAAGCCGTTGCCCATGATGACGGTGAAGAGCGCCATGCCGACCACGTACACCACGACGGCGAAGAAACGCACGTCCATGTTGATGTAGCTGGTGGTGATGTGCGCCACGGCCTTGCCCACGCCGGCGTCGGAGAACACCAGGCCGAGCATGCCGAGCATCTGCGGCAGCACCAGCGCCCAGCCGAGTGCGTCGGTGAGGCGGCGCGATTCGCGGATGCCCTGCACCGGCGTCTCGTTCGTCATCTTGCAAGCCAGCGCCAGCGCGACGATGCAGCCGATGCCCAGACTCACCAGCGTGGTGTTCTTGGGGTCGAGCAGCGGCGTGCCGCCGATGACGAGGTGCGACGCCGATAGCGTGCCGATCATCGTGACCACCGGGATCGCCAGTGCGGGGATGAAGAGCTTGTTGCCCAGTCGCTTGGCGCTGGCGGCGTACTGCTCGACCGTGCGCGGCACATGGTGGCCGATGCCCACGCCGCCGAAGGCCGCGATCAGCGCCATCACGACGACGCCCACGCCGACCCACACGGGCGGCAGCCGGTCGCCGACGAGGAACACGAGCGAATAGAGGCCCCAGAAGAAGGCGCTGGAATAGCGCTTGGCATGCTGCCTGTCGGTCAGCGTCATCACCGCGGTGACGGCCAGGATGGCGCCGACGAGGTAGTACAGGTGCGTGATGGTGAGCGTCATGGTCAGGCGCCCTTCACGGCGGGGTTGGCGGTGCTGGCTGCGGGCGCCACCGGCGTGGCCCCGGCCAGTTCACGCGCGAGCCAGCCGTCCAGCCGGCGCAAGCGCCACGCGTGGATGACGAAGGCGCAGACCGCCGTCGGGATGCCCCACAGCGCGACCTGGATCGGCTCGATGTCGATGCCCGCTTCGCGCAGGAAGGTGGTCATCAGCACGATGGCGCCGAAGGCCACGAAGATGTCTTCGCCGAAGAACAGGCCGACGTTGTCGGTGGCGGCCGCATAGGCGCGCAGCTTGTGGCGGACCTTGTCCGGCAGCGCACCGAAACGGGCTTCGGCCGCACCTTCGGCCATCGGCGCGAGCAGCGGCCGCACCATTTGCGGGTGTCCGCCCAGGCTGGTGAGGCCGACGGCGGCGGTCAGCTGGCGCGCGCCGAGGTAGACGATCAACAAGCGGCCCGAGGTCGCGGACTTGATGCTGCTGATCCAGCGCTGCGCATGCTGGCGCAGCCCGTGCCGCTCGAGCAGGCCGATCACCGCCAGGGGCAGCAGGATGATCAGCGGCAGGTTGCGCGTCTTGATGAAGCCGGTGCCGATGGTCGCGAGGATCTTCTCCACCGGGAAGTGCGCCGCGAAGGCGGTGACGATGGCGGTGACGATCACCACCAGCATCGGATTGAAGCGCAGGACGAAGCCCGCAATGATGACGGCGACCCCCAGCAAGGGCCACAGATTGATCTCGGTAGGCACGGCGGTAACTCCTAGGTGTTGGGATGATTTCTTAGGATTGACTGAACCACACGAACATATGAATGGTTCAAACAGCATGAATTGTTGAACAATTCATGATTTCCTGTAAGCACATTGCGTGCCAATTTCTAGGTGAAAACCCGGGAGTTGTTGAGCATTCATGGGTGATCGAGGAACAGAACCTGCTACAACCACGGCGCCTCTTCCCCTTTGAACCCGCTTGCCATGACCCTCCCCGATTCGCCCGCCGCCGTGACGCAGACCCTCAGCGAGCGGACGGCCGAGCAGCTGCGCCAGAAGATCACGCAGGGCGAATTCGCGCCCGGCCAGCGGCTGTCGGAGCAGGCCTTGAGCGACAGCCTGGGCATCTCGCGCAACACGCTGCGCGAGGTGTTCCGCCTGCTGACCAAGGAGGGGCTGGTCAAGCATTCGCCCAACCGCGGCGTGTTCGTCGCCATCCCGAGCATCGCGGCGATCATCGACATCTACCGGGTGCGGCGGCTGATCGAGTGCCAGGCGCTGGCCCAGGCCTATCCGCGCCATCCGGCCAAGAAGAAGATGCGCGAGGCGGTGGAGACCGCCCTGCGCTGCCGGGACACGGGCGACTGGCTGGGCGTGGGCACGGCCAACATGAAGTTCCACCGGGCGGTGGTCGAACTGGCCGACAGCGAACGCCTCAACCTGCTGTTCGAATCGGTCTTGGCCGAACTACGGCTGGCCTTCGGCCTGCTGCGCGACCCCGAGTTCTTGCACGCGCCTTACGTCGACATGAATCGGAACATCCTCGAACTGACCGAAGCGGGCGAGTTCGCGCGCGGTGCCGCGGCGCTCAACGACTACCTGGTGCACTCCGAACGCATCGTGCTGGCGGTCTACGCCCGGCACCTCAACGACGCCGGCTGGGACCTGTGAGGCCGCCGGCGCTTCGCGCCTCCGGCTGACAGCCCCGGCCGGTGCGGCGCGCCAGAATCCCGCACGCCCCGCCCCCGCCCCAAGCTGCATCACCGATGAAACACTTCCTGCGCCTGTACTCCGTCATCCATGCACTGATGGCGCTGCTGTTCGCCGGGGCCGGCCTCGCGCTCATGGTGGTGGCGGCACACAACGGCTGGATGGTGGTGGTGGGCAGCATCGACACCACGGCCGGTGAAGCCATCATCGAGGCCATGGGCCTGCTGGCCGCCGCGGTCGTCGCGCTGCAGATCTCGCAGACGATCACCGAGGAAGAGGTGATCCGCGACGCCCACATCAGCGCGCCCACGCGGGTGCGGCGCTTCCTGTCGCGCTTCCTGGTGGTGATCGTCGTCGCCATCGCGGTCGAGGCACTGGTCGCGACCTTCAAGGCGCGCGAGAAACCGGAGCTGATGCTCCATGCGGCGGCCGTCTTCTCCGCCGTCGGCTTGATGCTGGCGGGCTGGGGGGTCTTCATCCACCTCAACCGCTCGGCCGAGGAACTGGAACCGGAGGCGATGGAGGAAGCCAAGAGCGAGGACCGGAAGCTCGAGTGAGACCGACGGGCGCTATCCTCGGCGCCCCATGGTTTCTTCTGTCGCTCCC includes the following:
- a CDS encoding SDR family oxidoreductase, producing the protein MKIVVIGGTGLIGSKLVKQLIARGHEAVAASPNTGVNTLTGEGLADALQGAEVVVDVANSPSFEDKAVMDFFETSGRNLLAAEAAAGVRHHVALSVVGTERLQGSGYFRAKLAQEKLIQAARVPYTIVHATQFLEFLGGIAQSGTEGQTVRLSPALVQPIASDDVAAAMADVALGAPVNGTVEIAGPERVGLAALVARYLKATGDPRTVVADAKAPYFGVELDDRSLTPGDHPRLGTIGFDAWLAAR
- a CDS encoding MSMEG_1061 family FMN-dependent PPOX-type flavoprotein; the protein is MHAQDVRPDDIDSNPPSSAIAQGSAPQAAPDLDALYAPPAERIQKAVLDRLIDIHEAYLKAATFFCLATGSTDGLDASPRGGPPGFVHVLDAHTVAFADWPGNNRIESLRNLVRDERLGMVFLFPGQEIFLRINGRGRISTAPELLAQLSEGERIPKAATVVAIDQVLLHCGKAINRAKLWDDSSRIERGTLPTVGQMLAAFAKLENAEAEADDASIAQIDAHYAHAVRHDLY
- a CDS encoding AraC family transcriptional regulator is translated as MTDLTLDPTLVNAADGPVVFVATGSQDEELSSEPHHHARGQLFGSHAGLLSVGLESGVWVVPSIHAVWLPPHHLHSGRSHGPFRGWAAYVAERACDDLPKQPCTIRTSGLLREAVLRASTWPMGPLDARSAHVAAVILDEIRSLPVESFGLPLPRDPRLLRIARALIADPADTRDLESWAAWAAISSRTLSRRFVEETGFNFTAWRQRARLMRSLEMLAAGASVTAVALDLGYATASAFIALFRRTFGETPASYRQRL
- a CDS encoding acetyl/propionyl/methylcrotonyl-CoA carboxylase subunit alpha, translating into MKKVLIANRGEIAVRIARACADYGVSSVAVYADADLDALHARMADEAYGLDGQRPADTYLNIGKLLAVAKRCGADAVHPGYGFLSESAAFAQAVIDAGLTWIGPPPAAIKALGDKVQARKIALEVGAPLVAGTAGPVAGVAEVLAFAEQHGMPIIIKAAFGGGGRGMKIAWRMDEVADLYDSAVREAVTAFGRGECFVEQFLDRPRHVEAQVIADTHGHVVVLGTRDCSLQRRNQKLVEEAPAPFLSDAQRERIHQAARDVCAQAGYVGAGTVEFLLSPNGTISFLEVNTRLQVEHPVTEETTGIDLVVEQLRIADGLPLSVTETPVPRGHAFEFRINAEDVGRGFLPAPGPVHVFEAPSGPGVRVDTGVQSGSTVPGTFDSLMAKLIVTGATRAQAIARARRALKEFRIEGVASVLPFHRAVMEAPDFVSDDAFKVHTRWIETDFANTLAAAVRPEPLADVALVRTAVEIDGRRVALGLPAALLRGLPSAAPAAAGAGAAVSATAIDPAAVAAPIAGTLQAWKVADGGTVAAGDTLASMEAMKMEMPVTAHRAGRVTLKVAQGAYVAAGAAIAEIG
- a CDS encoding 5-oxoprolinase/urea amidolyase family protein → MRFLPVNLDALLVELDDLPQTLALLASLQAEPIDGIDELVPAARTIMVRFRPTTVTHDALVERIGRRSLAGPVERASTRVEIPVDYDGEDLGDVAQMLGLSRDEVIRRHTGSDYTVAFTGFAPGFAYLSGGHPSLNVPRRTTPRTRIPAGAVGLAGAFSGVYPQASPGGWQIIGVTATPMWDLGRDVPALLQPGFTVRFVDVSGQRVAVAPAPQAAAVDTPSHDGPALVVRSTGLQALFQDLGRHGQAGQGVSASGAMDRGALRAANRLVGNASDATCIEIVYGGFQVTSRGDTVVAFAGADAPIELVRASGVRCAVPSHEAIALSDGDSLALGEPRAGIRSYLAVRGGFAIAPVLGSRSTDTLAHVGPPHLRAGDVLPVHAVTRGAIVGAPEAPREDLPTAHQTVVLDVVMGPRTDWFTPEAVALLASQLWTVTPQSNRVGLRLAGETPLSREHTGELPSEGTALGAIQVPPSGQPVLFLADHPLTGGYPVIACVAPHHLDRAGQIPIGAQVRFNPLRAFSATTRDTP
- a CDS encoding LamB/YcsF family protein, whose translation is MKMDLNSDLGESLGAWRMGDDDAMLGIVSSANVACGFHAGDAAGILQTLRRAAERGVTVGAHVAYPDLAGFGRRAMDVASADLQADVIYQIGALQGLAAVAGSAVRYVKPHGALYNTIAHDERQARDVIAAIRAIDPSLVLVGLAGSPLLGWAQASGLRTVAEAFADRAYMPDGSLVSRREKGAVLHDAHAVAERMLRLATEGVVTAIDGSTVRLQAESVCVHGDSPGAVEMARQVRALLERSGVTVAPFVDEGAAT
- a CDS encoding DUF979 domain-containing protein, with the translated sequence MTLTITHLYYLVGAILAVTAVMTLTDRQHAKRYSSAFFWGLYSLVFLVGDRLPPVWVGVGVVVMALIAAFGGVGIGHHVPRTVEQYAASAKRLGNKLFIPALAIPVVTMIGTLSASHLVIGGTPLLDPKNTTLVSLGIGCIVALALACKMTNETPVQGIRESRRLTDALGWALVLPQMLGMLGLVFSDAGVGKAVAHITTSYINMDVRFFAVVVYVVGMALFTVIMGNGFAAFPVMTGGVGIPVLVGMYHGNPAVMAAVGMLSGYCGTLLTPMAANFNIVPAALLELPDKNAVIRAQVPTALALLTCNVFILYFLMFR
- a CDS encoding DUF969 domain-containing protein, whose translation is MPTEINLWPLLGVAVIIAGFVLRFNPMLVVIVTAIVTAFAAHFPVEKILATIGTGFIKTRNLPLIILLPLAVIGLLERHGLRQHAQRWISSIKSATSGRLLIVYLGARQLTAAVGLTSLGGHPQMVRPLLAPMAEGAAEARFGALPDKVRHKLRAYAAATDNVGLFFGEDIFVAFGAIVLMTTFLREAGIDIEPIQVALWGIPTAVCAFVIHAWRLRRLDGWLARELAGATPVAPAASTANPAVKGA
- a CDS encoding GntR family transcriptional regulator; translation: MTLPDSPAAVTQTLSERTAEQLRQKITQGEFAPGQRLSEQALSDSLGISRNTLREVFRLLTKEGLVKHSPNRGVFVAIPSIAAIIDIYRVRRLIECQALAQAYPRHPAKKKMREAVETALRCRDTGDWLGVGTANMKFHRAVVELADSERLNLLFESVLAELRLAFGLLRDPEFLHAPYVDMNRNILELTEAGEFARGAAALNDYLVHSERIVLAVYARHLNDAGWDL